In Spirochaetota bacterium, one genomic interval encodes:
- a CDS encoding polyprenyl synthetase family protein, whose protein sequence is MTPKKDLQSILRPIEQYLKAVDEAIKNKLYTGINLLDESSMHTFKKSGKKIRASMIILSSGLNNSIPDDIIDIACAAEIIHAASLVHDDIIDNADLRRGLPTVARLYGPKVAVLAGDYMYTKALEIAVGNNRTDLFPIMVDATIEMVKGELYQIQYSNIDKITEDHYYRIIEMKTARFMAACAKLGACVAKMDNEQSDILYNCGLQLGYAFQITDDAMDYLNNVEITGKDAGNDFINGKITLPLLRLLQIVGKKEKELLIKYAKHPDNENWNYVLKKATEYNVVEYCINIAAEYVQRAVKLLSVFPDSQFKNVMTELALFFIDRRY, encoded by the coding sequence ATGACCCCTAAAAAAGATTTGCAGTCAATACTTAGGCCTATAGAACAGTATCTTAAAGCTGTAGATGAAGCTATAAAGAATAAATTATATACAGGCATTAATCTTTTAGACGAAAGCAGTATGCATACGTTTAAAAAAAGCGGAAAAAAAATTCGTGCTTCCATGATTATCTTATCAAGTGGATTGAATAATTCTATCCCGGATGACATTATTGATATTGCCTGTGCTGCTGAAATAATTCATGCTGCTTCTTTAGTACATGATGATATTATTGATAACGCTGATTTGCGAAGGGGTTTGCCTACAGTTGCCAGGCTATATGGGCCAAAAGTTGCTGTGCTGGCTGGTGACTATATGTATACAAAAGCTCTAGAAATTGCTGTAGGAAATAACCGTACTGACCTTTTTCCTATTATGGTAGATGCAACCATTGAAATGGTGAAAGGCGAGCTGTATCAAATACAATATTCAAATATTGATAAAATAACTGAAGATCATTATTACCGTATTATTGAAATGAAGACAGCCCGTTTTATGGCTGCCTGTGCAAAGCTTGGTGCATGTGTTGCAAAAATGGATAATGAGCAGTCAGATATATTGTATAATTGTGGTTTGCAACTTGGGTATGCATTTCAGATTACTGATGACGCAATGGATTATTTGAATAATGTGGAGATTACTGGCAAGGATGCAGGCAATGACTTTATTAATGGCAAGATTACTTTACCATTGTTACGGCTATTGCAGATAGTAGGGAAAAAAGAAAAAGAATTGTTAATAAAGTATGCAAAACATCCGGATAATGAAAACTGGAATTATGTCCTTAAAAAAGCTACGGAATATAATGTAGTTGAATATTGTATAAATATTGCAGCTGAGTATGTTCAAAGAGCAGTAAAACTTCTATCA
- a CDS encoding STAS domain-containing protein, translating into MKIKKDDNLAIITLDGRIDQEMSEDLENALQKLIDDGYNNICMDMTDVKHICSSALGVIVAFKRKIKNEGDIKLVITNENLLKLFQTTMLDKVFEIFESQRECLSAFD; encoded by the coding sequence ATGAAAATTAAAAAAGATGATAATTTGGCTATCATAACCTTGGATGGAAGAATAGATCAGGAAATGTCAGAGGACCTGGAAAATGCATTACAAAAATTAATTGATGATGGTTATAACAATATTTGTATGGATATGACCGATGTTAAGCATATATGTAGTTCTGCACTTGGCGTAATTGTTGCTTTCAAAAGAAAGATAAAAAACGAAGGTGATATAAAGTTAGTCATAACAAATGAAAACCTGCTTAAGCTTTTCCAGACTACTATGCTTGATAAAGTATTTGAAATTTTTGAATCACAACGTGAATGTCTTAGCGCATTTGATTGA
- a CDS encoding phosphoribosyltransferase family protein, whose protein sequence is MKFKHNKSIARLFAQYCTDAINIMKWHFDYITYIPVTKDRLWKRGFNQSEVMARYIGKMYNKDVLNLLYIKNEKVAQKKLSGNERFINTYQKYEIIQDSSDIIDKSVLIVDDVYTTGATINECARLLKIKGVQHVYACIVAYAMLKEMIL, encoded by the coding sequence ATGAAATTTAAACATAATAAATCTATTGCCAGGTTATTTGCACAGTATTGTACTGATGCAATTAATATAATGAAATGGCATTTTGATTACATAACATATATACCTGTAACAAAAGACCGTTTATGGAAAAGAGGGTTTAATCAGTCGGAAGTTATGGCGCGCTATATAGGTAAAATGTACAATAAAGATGTGTTGAATTTATTGTATATAAAAAATGAGAAAGTCGCTCAAAAAAAGTTAAGTGGTAATGAACGATTTATTAATACATATCAGAAATATGAAATTATTCAGGATAGTAGTGATATTATTGATAAATCGGTTCTGATTGTTGATGATGTGTATACCACTGGGGCAACTATCAATGAATGTGCACGCCTGTTAAAGATAAAGGGAGTACAACATGTATATGCTTGTATCGTTGCTTATGCAATGTTGAAAGAAATGATTCTATAA